Proteins co-encoded in one Metabacillus sp. KUDC1714 genomic window:
- a CDS encoding GDSL-type esterase/lipase family protein, whose protein sequence is MIKKLPFLFAIILLLNVVCSSFVAANEPEKLNILSLGDSITFGYGLEEPTKNAFPYLIANGASEVENISFPGWTSTELLTEIRKEEYTPQLQQADVITLYIGANDLMQAVELTEILHSQQPVMLTEEIQVQIGLATQALAENLKETIKHIRTNTEAPILIYSIYNPFAVNTENAFAGSLHMMGEQITTIVNSNVISQAALLPGIYYLDAYSAFAGKQAAYVIPGDIHPTVAGHQALAQLATTKIVELQPKELIIELTLSTEAETTEPVVVTIGEIADVEKMKWLPVEKGTVDFANAGNDINENKFEVSENGKYTIYVKTTNQEAVTTIEIKNIKTVPDKEEEPVVEEPPTEQPEENKPTTPVGKPEPVEPTPEKVGQEEQEQVKAEETSKVEKPAKPIVKSGHTLPNTATSIYSFLITG, encoded by the coding sequence ATGATTAAAAAGCTACCTTTCCTTTTTGCTATTATACTTCTATTAAATGTAGTGTGTTCATCGTTTGTTGCTGCAAATGAACCTGAGAAATTGAACATTTTATCATTAGGTGATTCGATTACGTTTGGCTATGGTCTTGAAGAGCCAACTAAAAACGCCTTCCCTTATTTAATCGCGAATGGAGCAAGTGAAGTAGAAAATATTAGTTTTCCAGGCTGGACATCCACTGAATTATTAACAGAAATCCGAAAGGAAGAATATACACCTCAGCTCCAACAAGCAGATGTGATTACATTATACATTGGGGCAAACGATTTGATGCAGGCTGTAGAGCTTACGGAAATCTTACATTCACAACAACCAGTTATGTTGACAGAAGAGATACAAGTACAAATAGGACTAGCAACTCAAGCTCTGGCTGAAAATTTAAAAGAGACAATTAAGCATATTCGAACAAATACAGAAGCACCTATCTTAATATATTCTATATATAATCCATTCGCAGTTAATACGGAAAATGCCTTTGCAGGTTCCTTACATATGATGGGTGAGCAAATAACAACAATCGTTAACAGTAATGTAATTAGTCAAGCTGCATTACTACCAGGAATCTATTACCTTGATGCATACTCCGCTTTTGCTGGTAAACAAGCAGCTTACGTTATTCCAGGTGATATTCATCCTACTGTTGCCGGTCATCAAGCGTTAGCGCAACTCGCAACAACTAAAATTGTTGAACTTCAACCAAAAGAACTGATTATTGAACTCACACTTTCAACCGAAGCAGAAACCACTGAACCGGTTGTTGTTACGATCGGGGAAATCGCGGATGTAGAAAAAATGAAATGGTTGCCCGTAGAAAAGGGTACAGTAGACTTTGCTAATGCGGGTAACGATATCAATGAGAATAAATTTGAAGTATCTGAAAATGGCAAATATACGATTTATGTAAAAACTACGAATCAAGAAGCTGTCACAACAATTGAAATTAAAAACATCAAGACAGTTCCCGATAAAGAAGAGGAACCTGTTGTTGAAGAGCCGCCAACAGAACAACCAGAAGAAAATAAACCAACAACACCAGTCGGTAAACCCGAACCTGTTGAGCCTACTCCTGAGAAAGTAGGTCAAGAGGAACAAGAACAAGTTAAAGCCGAGGAAACATCTAAGGTTGAAAAACCGGCAAAACCTATCGTAAAATCTGGACATACCTTACCAAACACTGCTACTTCAATATATAGCTTTTTAATAACTGGATAA
- a CDS encoding DMT family transporter encodes MNSSRIYPYAALLIGVIAVSTSAIFVKLTSAPAPVIAFYRLFFSTILIAPLFFIKSLGELNAMSKKDWLYSTIAGVLLAFHFILWFESLNFTSVASSVVLVTLQPLFAFIGTYFFFKERISGIAIFSGVIAIVGSVIISWGDFQISGLALFGDVLALAACAMITAYLLLGQGIRKRHSLTLYTFIVYGISSITLLLYCLLLHYPLSPYPMQDWYYFILLAIVPTLLGHSLFNWSLKWISTNVISVMILLEPVGAIILAYYLLDEKVILPQVIGGSIIMVGIILFLLEKRLKKLSTNELKPAS; translated from the coding sequence ATGAATTCTTCACGCATATATCCTTACGCAGCACTACTTATTGGTGTCATTGCTGTATCAACCTCTGCGATATTTGTTAAGCTAACTTCTGCTCCGGCACCTGTTATTGCCTTTTATCGATTGTTTTTTTCAACAATCCTTATCGCGCCGTTATTTTTCATAAAAAGTCTAGGTGAGTTAAATGCGATGTCAAAGAAAGATTGGTTATATTCGACAATCGCTGGTGTGCTTTTAGCCTTTCATTTTATTTTATGGTTTGAATCATTGAATTTCACCTCTGTTGCAAGCTCTGTTGTCCTCGTTACGCTACAGCCATTATTTGCGTTTATTGGAACGTATTTCTTTTTTAAAGAAAGGATTTCGGGAATTGCAATATTTAGTGGGGTAATTGCAATTGTTGGCAGTGTCATCATTAGCTGGGGAGATTTTCAAATAAGTGGCCTTGCATTGTTTGGGGATGTGTTAGCACTTGCAGCATGTGCGATGATAACCGCGTATTTGCTATTAGGGCAAGGGATTAGAAAGCGACATTCTTTAACATTATACACGTTTATAGTGTATGGTATTAGCTCGATTACATTGTTGCTTTATTGTTTGCTTTTGCACTATCCATTATCACCTTATCCAATGCAAGATTGGTATTATTTTATTTTGTTAGCAATCGTCCCGACATTATTAGGTCATTCATTATTTAATTGGTCATTAAAGTGGATTAGCACAAATGTAATCTCCGTCATGATTCTATTAGAACCAGTAGGTGCCATTATACTTGCTTACTATTTACTAGATGAGAAGGTTATTCTCCCGCAGGTTATCGGTGGCTCTATTATAATGGTTGGTATCATTTTGTTTTTACTTGAAAAACGTTTAAAGAAATTATCCACGAATGAATTAAAGCCTGCTAGCTGA
- a CDS encoding DinB family protein, with protein MILQLNATRKEILMAIESIPEHLFNAKKSEHTWSVGQVLEHLHKTEVEITKAISYMLSLPPQEPLADIPLAMTLDRSKKITASSTITPSSQALNKRDILDSLSKSRNHLLQLIDTIPSELDLTRIGFKHPVFDKISLKQWIEFIGYHEKRHLAQIEEIKDAITTESV; from the coding sequence ATGATTTTACAGTTAAATGCAACACGGAAAGAAATCTTGATGGCCATTGAAAGCATTCCTGAACATTTATTCAATGCAAAAAAATCAGAACACACTTGGAGTGTTGGACAAGTTCTTGAACACTTACACAAGACAGAAGTTGAAATTACAAAGGCGATTTCGTACATGCTTTCATTACCACCACAAGAACCTCTAGCAGATATCCCACTAGCCATGACGCTTGATCGTTCAAAGAAAATAACGGCATCATCGACAATTACCCCATCATCACAAGCACTTAATAAACGAGATATTCTTGACTCTCTATCGAAATCTCGTAACCACTTATTGCAATTAATTGACACCATTCCTTCTGAGCTAGATTTGACTAGAATTGGATTTAAGCATCCAGTTTTCGATAAAATTTCTTTGAAGCAATGGATCGAATTTATTGGCTATCATGAGAAAAGGCATTTAGCACAGATTGAAGAAATAAAGGATGCTATTACAACTGAAAGTGTCTAA